A stretch of Oceanispirochaeta sp. DNA encodes these proteins:
- a CDS encoding DUF4395 domain-containing protein, with translation MKAYSIPKKVNSKVVRLVGGQVFLLSLLFIVTQEPFIPAFLLIDFATRALGLPRYSLLAYTGILLARLFKMKEKPIFFAPKRFAAGIGLFLSTSSLISVLLGAGELGVGIISLLGIFSFLEG, from the coding sequence ATGAAAGCATATAGCATCCCTAAAAAAGTTAATTCCAAAGTAGTTCGTCTGGTGGGAGGCCAGGTCTTCCTCCTTTCTCTGCTCTTTATCGTTACACAGGAGCCCTTTATTCCGGCATTTCTACTGATCGATTTTGCAACCCGTGCTCTTGGACTGCCGCGGTACAGCCTCCTGGCGTACACAGGAATTCTACTGGCACGGTTGTTCAAGATGAAAGAAAAGCCCATATTCTTTGCACCTAAACGCTTTGCCGCGGGGATCGGTCTTTTCCTTTCCACTTCATCCCTGATTTCAGTTCTCCTGGGGGCAGGAGAGTTGGGAGTCGGAATTATTTCTCTGCTGGGAATCTTTTCATTTCTGGAAGG
- a CDS encoding NAD(P)/FAD-dependent oxidoreductase: protein MNKNIKSYDYIIIGASKAGLTAATVLRERLGDSSILLINGEDRLPYKRTALTKHLATGFARDDFTLYPESWFEEQRIMLVSTVVLNINPLARTLVCSDGQSFSWGSLLLATGALPFQIPIPGSQWLRYLRTASDTEAIREQLVKSRRVVILGQGVEGVELAEQCRRIGLDVTLTGRDSRLMQHWLDEALSARLQALLEDRGIRCHFDQSPVAVVKEADGYTLSCQTKQFHGDMILASTGIRGNPSLARELGIYGETGILVDAYCRTSQPGIYAAGDAVQTPSGWPTGLWHWAEYQGNLAALNMAGQKEALENAPTRLKCEPFGQFLYSMSYQEVGSSDDSKLFMDDPSGYLRIFSRRGRSIAALMEGLGKGVSKILDEGIKTGDSPEALFKALQKE, encoded by the coding sequence ATGAATAAGAACATAAAATCATACGATTATATTATCATCGGGGCATCCAAAGCTGGCCTGACCGCCGCTACGGTCCTGCGTGAAAGGCTGGGTGACTCCTCCATTCTGCTTATCAATGGAGAAGACCGGCTTCCCTATAAGAGAACGGCACTGACTAAACACCTGGCCACCGGTTTTGCCCGGGATGATTTTACCCTGTATCCGGAATCCTGGTTTGAAGAACAGAGGATCATGCTTGTCTCCACCGTGGTTCTAAACATCAATCCCCTGGCCAGAACCCTCGTCTGTTCGGATGGACAGAGCTTTTCCTGGGGATCCCTGCTGCTGGCAACCGGAGCTCTTCCTTTTCAAATCCCGATACCCGGTAGCCAGTGGCTCCGGTATCTCAGAACCGCCTCGGACACGGAAGCCATCCGGGAACAACTGGTGAAAAGCCGGAGAGTTGTGATTCTGGGTCAGGGAGTCGAGGGGGTCGAGCTGGCAGAACAGTGCCGCAGGATAGGCCTGGATGTGACTCTGACCGGCCGGGATTCCCGGTTGATGCAGCACTGGCTGGATGAGGCTCTATCCGCAAGACTTCAGGCTCTTTTAGAGGACCGGGGGATACGCTGCCACTTTGATCAGTCTCCTGTCGCTGTGGTTAAAGAAGCCGATGGTTATACTCTTTCATGTCAAACCAAGCAATTTCACGGGGATATGATCCTTGCGTCCACAGGAATTCGGGGCAATCCGAGCCTGGCCAGGGAGTTAGGTATTTATGGTGAGACGGGTATTCTAGTCGATGCCTACTGCAGGACCTCCCAGCCGGGGATTTATGCCGCCGGTGATGCGGTACAGACCCCCTCCGGCTGGCCTACCGGTCTCTGGCACTGGGCTGAATATCAGGGGAACCTGGCGGCTCTGAATATGGCTGGTCAGAAAGAAGCTCTTGAAAATGCTCCCACCCGTCTCAAATGTGAACCCTTTGGACAGTTTCTTTATTCCATGTCCTATCAGGAAGTGGGTAGTTCCGACGATTCAAAACTTTTTATGGATGACCCATCCGGGTATTTAAGGATTTTTTCCCGCCGGGGAAGGAGTATCGCCGCCCTCATGGAAGGTTTGGGTAAGGGGGTATCCAAGATTCTGGATGAAGGAATAAAGACCGGAGACAGCCCTGAGGCGCTTTTTAAAGCCCTTCAGAAGGAATAA